Proteins encoded together in one Candidatus Xianfuyuplasma coldseepsis window:
- the rpsJ gene encoding 30S ribosomal protein S10: MANQKIRIRLKSYDHRLLDQSAQKIVNTAKKTGAKISGPVPLPTEKEIFTILRSVHVNKKSREQFERRTHKRLIDIMDPTPATIDSLMHLDLPSGVDIVLK; the protein is encoded by the coding sequence ATGGCAAATCAAAAAATCCGTATCCGATTGAAATCTTATGATCATAGATTATTAGACCAATCGGCGCAAAAAATTGTGAACACCGCGAAAAAAACAGGAGCGAAAATCAGTGGTCCTGTCCCGCTACCCACAGAAAAAGAAATTTTCACAATTTTGCGTTCTGTTCACGTTAACAAAAAATCTCGTGAGCAATTTGAGCGTCGTACGCACAAACGGTTGATCGACATCATGGATCCAACCCCAGCGACAATCGACAGCTTAATGCACTTGGATTTACCATCTGG